From Lolium perenne isolate Kyuss_39 chromosome 5, Kyuss_2.0, whole genome shotgun sequence, a single genomic window includes:
- the LOC127299711 gene encoding chaperone protein ClpC1, chloroplastic-like encodes MAVILKATVVLKKNKGKKISENDEVDSGKWTELPDEAKELDKKLCQITKDKNEALRGQDFEKAGKLRDEEMEMKARSSNY; translated from the exons ATGGCTGTGATACTAAAGGCAACTGTTGTTTTGAAAAAGAACAAGGGAAAGAAGATAAGTGAAAATGATGAAGTTGATTCAGGCAAATGGACAGAG CTCCCTGATGAAGCCAAGGAGCTGGACAAAAAACTTTGCCAGATAACAAAGGACAAGAATGAGGCTTTGCGTGGCCAAGATTTTGAGAAG GCTGGGAAATTAAGAGATGAGGAGATGGAGATGAAGGCTCGATCAAGTAACTACTAG